AAAAGATGGCAGGGCAGAAGGAGCAAATGAATATGCCAAAAAGTTTGATTGGTATAAAGCAAATCAGAAAAAAATAATCAAGGATTGGAATATGCCTGATTATAATTGGTAGGTTGAGAATAAGATTGAGAATAAGATTGAGAATGTATGAATTTAAAAAAAAGGAAATATGGAGTATGATGATTTTCGGAAAATGAGTGTTTGGCAAAAGTCATCGGAACTTGTTGTCCTAATTTATGAAATAATAATAAGATGTAAAGAAGTTATAAAAGAGTTAAATTCAATTATTAAAACCATAGAATCAAAAATAAAAAAAAACTTTAGCCTTTGCTTAACCTTAATCATAGCCTAAATTTTAAAAAAAATGAAAACAATTATTGATAACATAAAAACGAGATTTGAAATTTCCGATATAGTAGATCAAAAAAATAATTTGAAATTTTTAAGTTGTAAAAAAGAACAAGCAGTTTCTTTAATTACTCATTTAAAAGATATTGAAGGTTTTTCACATTTTGTTTTATTAACAGCAGTTGATTGGATTGAAGATAATAAATTTCAATTAACATACATTTTGAATAACCCTGATAAAAATATTGATATTGGTATCAGAGTTTTTATTGATAGGGAAACAGCTACTATGGATTCATCTCATCATTTGTGGGAGCATGTTGCTACTTATCAGCGAGAGTTAAAAGAAATGTTTGGAATTGATTTCCCGGGAAGTCCAAGAGTAGATGAGTCATTTATTCTTGAAGGTTGGGATGATATTCCTCCATATCGAAGAGATTTTGATACAAAAAAATATTCTGAAGAAACATTCTTCCCTAGAGAAGGTAGAACAACGAATGATCCTGCTGAATACATGAAAAAAAAGTTATATCCAGATGAAGAAAAATAATAACATATTTAATTGGCAAGCTGACAGATCGAAATATCCTGAATTGGATAAAAATGCTAATCCCATTGTTGATCTTTCATCA
This window of the Bacteroidota bacterium genome carries:
- a CDS encoding NADH-quinone oxidoreductase subunit C, with product MKTIIDNIKTRFEISDIVDQKNNLKFLSCKKEQAVSLITHLKDIEGFSHFVLLTAVDWIEDNKFQLTYILNNPDKNIDIGIRVFIDRETATMDSSHHLWEHVATYQRELKEMFGIDFPGSPRVDESFILEGWDDIPPYRRDFDTKKYSEETFFPREGRTTNDPAEYMKKKLYPDEEK